One window of the Zea mays cultivar B73 chromosome 3, Zm-B73-REFERENCE-NAM-5.0, whole genome shotgun sequence genome contains the following:
- the LOC103651598 gene encoding uncharacterized protein isoform X1, whose amino-acid sequence MHRSSSYYLQQSSSSSSSVSSSSLAATGGAASPGPSSTAGVMDVDQLPTYDPRSDVAKKEALDASRADLARALVHLIPVGVLLCGLLLWSFSDTDFPAEDGVLLEKGEGRMAVAGVRIMPRPRSSVTMEKGGDGRTTEDSDPVGKAHGTNKRRVLLRSEMEHVRRTI is encoded by the exons ATGCACCGTTCGTCGAGCTACTACCTGCAgcagtcgtcgtcatcgtcgtcgtccgtgtcgtcgtcgtcgttagcGGCGACTGGCGGGGCGGCATCGCCGGGTCCGAGCTCGACGGCGGGCGTGATGGACGTGGACCAACTGCCGACATATGACCCACGGTCGGACGTGGCCAAGAAGGAGGCCCTGGATGCCTCGCGCGCCGACCTCGCTCGCGCCCTCGTCCACCTCATCCCCGTCGGCGTGCTCCTCTGCGGCCTTCTCCTCTGGTCCTTCTCCGACACTGACTTCCCAGCTG AAGATGGCGTCCTGCTGGAGAAGGGAGAGGGCCGCATGGCGGTTGCCGGTGTCAGGATAATGCCACGACCACGAAGCAGTGTTACGATGGAGAAAGGAGGAGACGGCCGCACGACGGAGGATTCAGATCCCGTAGGCAAGGCTCATGGGACAAATAAGAGAAGAGTGCTGTTGAGAAGTGAAATGGAGCACGTACGGCGAACAATTTAA
- the LOC103651598 gene encoding uncharacterized protein isoform X2: MHRSSSYYLQQSSSSSSSVSSSSLAATGGAASPGPSSTAGVMDVDQLPTYDPRSDVAKKEALDASRADLARALVHLIPVGVLLCGLLLWSFSDTDFPADGVLLEKGEGRMAVAGVRIMPRPRSSVTMEKGGDGRTTEDSDPVGKAHGTNKRRVLLRSEMEHVRRTI; encoded by the exons ATGCACCGTTCGTCGAGCTACTACCTGCAgcagtcgtcgtcatcgtcgtcgtccgtgtcgtcgtcgtcgttagcGGCGACTGGCGGGGCGGCATCGCCGGGTCCGAGCTCGACGGCGGGCGTGATGGACGTGGACCAACTGCCGACATATGACCCACGGTCGGACGTGGCCAAGAAGGAGGCCCTGGATGCCTCGCGCGCCGACCTCGCTCGCGCCCTCGTCCACCTCATCCCCGTCGGCGTGCTCCTCTGCGGCCTTCTCCTCTGGTCCTTCTCCGACACTGACTTCCCAGCTG ATGGCGTCCTGCTGGAGAAGGGAGAGGGCCGCATGGCGGTTGCCGGTGTCAGGATAATGCCACGACCACGAAGCAGTGTTACGATGGAGAAAGGAGGAGACGGCCGCACGACGGAGGATTCAGATCCCGTAGGCAAGGCTCATGGGACAAATAAGAGAAGAGTGCTGTTGAGAAGTGAAATGGAGCACGTACGGCGAACAATTTAA